A region from the Hypomesus transpacificus isolate Combined female chromosome 11, fHypTra1, whole genome shotgun sequence genome encodes:
- the marveld1 gene encoding MARVEL domain-containing protein 1, with protein sequence MPGAAMSPQPQVTANIRKFLKSFLGVLRILQIVFGAGLWVTIAANKYQGPVHFVLFVSVLFWLLTLALFFVTLLDRQNLVPIVGGDRWLLSNFVHDVAAAVLYLPALGVMSYQTERYTYCNLDLYKHGCLFKAYLTAAVFACLAAVVYLVSAVYGGCRKCRGEQTVI encoded by the coding sequence ATGCCCGGTGCAGCGATGTCCCCTCAGCCTCAGGTGACAGCGAATATCCGAAAGTTTCTGAAAAGTTTTCTCGGGGTCCTTCGGATCCTCCAGATCGTGTTCGGAGCCGGGCTGTGGGTCACCATCGCTGCAAACAAATACCAAGGACCTGTCCATTTTGTCCTGTTCGTCTCGGTTCTCTTCTGGCTTCTCACCCTTGCGCTTTTCTTTGTCACGCTGCTGGACCGGCAGAACCTCGTGCCCATCGTGGGAGGCGACCGGTGGCTGCTAAGCAACTTTGTTCACGACGTTGCCGCCGCTGTGCTTTATCTGCCGGCTCTTGGGGTGATGAGTTACCAAACGGAGCGCTACACCTACTGTAACCTGGACCTGTACAAGCACGGGTGCCTGTTCAAAGCCTATCTGACCGCCGCCGTGTTCGCCTGTCTGGCCGCGGTGGTCTACCTCGTCTCGGCCGTGTACGGAGGTTGTCGGAAGTGTCGTGGCGAGCAAACGGTGATTTGA
- the avpi1 gene encoding WAS/WASL-interacting protein family member 3, whose translation MWAEPGNTYLLFSKSVCQVRYKESLLGAVITNIKLINRTTEKQEYNVRQCCRKILKGINNLGVGRSRLQAPLSPLTLSPHSLQAFLPPSVVPPRPGSWTARHPPPPPAPPSSSAGPLWRLSERRSRKAGAGNIFTGVNLRQLQRLFRAAGDQDAERRAQLVWGGGDEAELAHALVELRTRGRRRGIRGEGRNVLGSHWLQAFNHLRIRESSTSRQSRNQDPLEEAGVRPESPSRAPGPLPGPSSEAQGLPGPSSEAQGLAGATEAPAPARGGPGLKKATECDTERYLHRIIH comes from the exons ATGTGGGCTGAGCCTGGAAACACTTATCTGCTGTTTAGTAAGAGCGTCTGTCAGGTCAGATATAAAGAGTCTTTATTGGGCGCTGTTATTACCAATATCAAGTTAATTAACCGGACCACTGAAAAACAGGAATACAACGTGAGACAATGCTGTAGGAAAATCTTAAAAGGCATCAACAATCTGGGGGTAG GTAGGTCCAGGCTacaggcccctctctcccccctcactctctcccctcactctctccaagCCTTTCTCCCGCCCTCTGTGGTGCCTCCCCGGCCCGGCTCATGGACGGCCagacatcctccccccccccccgcccccccctcctcctcggcgGGGCCCCTGTGGCGGCTGAGCGAGCGCCGCAGCAGGAAGGCGGGGGCGGGAAACATCTTCACGGGGGTAAACCTGCGCCAGCTGCAGAGGCTGTTCCGGGCGGCTGGGGACCAGGATGCCGAGCGGCGGGCCCAGCTGGTGTGGGGCGGCGGGGACGAGGCAGAGCTGGCCCACGCCCTGGTGGAGCTCCGGACCCGGGGCCGACGCAGGGGCATCCGGGGGGAGGGCCGCAACGTGCTGGGCTCCCATTGGCTGCAAGCCTTCAACCACCTCAG GATCAGGGAGAGCTCCACCTCAAGGCAGAGCAGGAACCAGGATcccctggaggaggctggggtcagGCCAGAGAGCCCCTCCAGGGCTCCGGGGCCCCTACCAGGGCCCTCCAGTGAGGCCCAGGGCCTACCAGGGCCCTCCAGTGAGGCCCAGGGCCTAGCAGGGGCCACAGAGGCACCGGCCCCAGCCAGGGGGGGCCCCGGGCTGAAGAAAGCAACGGAGTGTGACACTGAGCGATACCTTCACCGCATCATCCACTAA